A window of the Artemia franciscana chromosome 3, ASM3288406v1, whole genome shotgun sequence genome harbors these coding sequences:
- the LOC136024654 gene encoding aromatic-L-amino-acid decarboxylase-like translates to MPGVTHWHSPHFHAYYPTGNSWPSLLADMLSDAIGCIGFTWMASPACTELETLMMDWLGKLLDLPKCFLSEESEGVGGGVIQVISM, encoded by the exons ATGCCCGGG gtaaCACATTGGCATTCGCCCCATTTTCATGCTTACTACCCAACAGGAAATTCTTGGCCATCCTTGCTCGCTGACATGTTGAGTGATGCAATTGGATGCATTGGTTTTACTTGG ATGGCAAGTCCTGCTTGTACAGAATTGGAAACCTTGATGATGGATTGGCTTGGAAAACTATTAGATTTACCGAAATGTTTCTTGTCAGAAGAAAGTGAAGGAGTTGGAGGAGGTGTCATTCAGGTAATTAGTatgtaa